Genomic window (uncultured Desulfovibrio sp.):
CTGCATACGGTTGAAAGCCTGGCGGAGTATTATCTGGACGAAATACTCAAGGTCGAGAGCCGCGATATCATCTGGGGTGGCTGGAGTTTTGGCGGTCTACTGGCCTATGAATGCTCCCGGCGGTATGCGGCACTGGGCAACCGCAGCGAGCCTGTCATCATTCTTGATACCGTGGCCGACAATACCCGCGCAAAACAGATGGCGGCCAAGGACGACATCGAACTGTTGCAGCTCATTTTGCAGCAAGGTATGGCCTTTGACCCCGTAAAGCTGCGCGCCATGTCGCGCGATCAGCAACTGGGCTACCTTGTGGAATGCGGGGAGAAAAGCGGATTGCTGCCTGCCGGGTTCAGCGCCGTGCAGATGGACAACCTGCTGCTGACCTATCGCGGCAACACCCTGGCGGCTGCGCGCTATGAGCGGCCAAACCCTTCAGACTGTAAACTGCTGCTGGTGCGCGCGCTGGATTTTGCAAGCAACCCGCAGATAATAATGAATGATGACTACCAGGGCTGGGGCCGCTTTTTGAAAAAGGAAAACATCACGTTGCGCTGGACGCAAGGCACCCACGAATCCATGCTTTCTGCTGGCCTCGCCGCAAACGTGGCACAGCTCATCCTGGAGTATCTTGAAGGTGAAGGGTAGTCGAAAACATTGTCTATAAAAAGTCTAGACATGTTCTTAGGGTATTTCTTAACAATGTTGTAAAACTGTTGTTGGTAAAAAATGAGAGTTATTTCTATTTAGAGAAGGTGTGATACCTGTCTTGCGAACTGCTTTTACACGGCATTTGCGCTAAAGATTATCTTTTCAGGTTCGGTAAATTTTTTTTTCATTTTCCCCTAAAGTTTTTGCTTGAATTTTATGTTCCGGAATGAAACAGTCGTCCTTACGCTCGCAAGGCTGTTTTTTTCCGGTATTTTTTTTGTTTTGTCGCCCACAGGTGTGGATAGTGTGCGGCAGACCGCCAACGTTGCCCCTTGAGCTCCAAATGCCTGTTGAGGCAAGGGCCTGTCAGGCAAGCAGAAATATACCGATGCATTTTGCGCGCATCTGTTTTGGTAAGTGCATATTGGAGGCTTGCCTCACTGGTACACGCGCCGTGTTGAAGTGCTCGCTGTATATATTGGTGCGTAATTGTGATTATTTATTTTTACATGGCAGTATACATGTAATCGTTTTATATACGCTGTAGGGTTTTATTTTTATTTTACATCGATCTTGCTATTTTTATTCAGTTCTTTCGTCTGGTCGTTGCGATTTGTGGCATGCAGGGGGTTGATCTCGTGTTGATATCTTCTTGTTGCCAATAAATAAATATCTACTTTCATATCATGCTGTGCCGATTTTACGGCTAATTTGGTATTAGTTATCAAGGATTACACGCTATTGTCTTTGCTTTGGTTTTTCGTATATGACAGGCTTTGGGTTCAGGCATCTGCCTGGGCAAGTTGTGTTACCGTGTGCAGGGGCAGTGCAAACCCTAGCTCAGGATTTTGCCATGCAATCTCAAAAAGAGTCCAGGCTGTTTTTGCAAAAGCTTTTGCAAAATCCGCCCGCGCTGCCGTTTGAACCCAAGCTGCTTCCCCTGCTGTTTGCGGTTACCCAGGAAGGCTCCAATGCCTCGGTGCGCTCGGTCGTTGCACTGATTGAAAAAAGCCCACGGCTCGCAACACGTGTGCTCACAGTGGCAAATTCGGCTGCATACGGGCTTGAGTTCAAGGTTTCTACCCTGCAAAGAGCCATCAGCATCATGGGCCTGCGCGAAGTGCGTCTGCTGGTGCTTATGGTGGGTATGTCGTCGTTTATACGCGAGGCGCAGCTTCCCAAAAGTTTTGATACTGCGGCGTTCTGGAAGCACCTGCTTTCTGTGGCAACCATTGCCCGAACCCTGGCGGATGTGCTCGGCGGAGATAACGGCGTATGTGGGCCTTGCGCCTGTGCTGGCGAGCGCCTGGTTATGGTGCCGGATGAGGCATACATAGCTGGCTTGCTCCATGATGTGGGCAAGATTTTTTTTGCTGCCGCACGGCCAGACCTCTGGGAAAAGACGGCAGAAATGGAACAGGCCGAAGATTGCGGCAGTTCCGAGGCTGAAACCGCTCAGCTCGGCATGGACCACGGGCTTATTGGGGCGGCAGTGATGCACCAGTGGAAGCTGCCTCTGGTGCTTACCGAACCCATAAACCTGCACCATTCGCCCGAACTTGCCACAACGTATAAAATGGAGGCGCGCCTGCTTGCTGCGGCTAACGCCTTGGCGCATTGCAGCCATGATGCGCTCATGCTGAGGAGCAAGGCGGGCGAACACCTGCCCGATGGGTGCGATCTTGATGCCGTGAGCGCGGCTGTGCTTGAAAGTATGGTCAGAATACAGGAAGCCGGTTTTGCTGAGCTTGATGCATAGCCCGTGCGTGGGCCTGATGCCGCATTTGTTTTTTTCAACTTTTCTTGAGGCTCACATTTGAGGCGCGCACATGGATATTGAAA
Coding sequences:
- a CDS encoding HDOD domain-containing protein, which codes for MQSQKESRLFLQKLLQNPPALPFEPKLLPLLFAVTQEGSNASVRSVVALIEKSPRLATRVLTVANSAAYGLEFKVSTLQRAISIMGLREVRLLVLMVGMSSFIREAQLPKSFDTAAFWKHLLSVATIARTLADVLGGDNGVCGPCACAGERLVMVPDEAYIAGLLHDVGKIFFAAARPDLWEKTAEMEQAEDCGSSEAETAQLGMDHGLIGAAVMHQWKLPLVLTEPINLHHSPELATTYKMEARLLAAANALAHCSHDALMLRSKAGEHLPDGCDLDAVSAAVLESMVRIQEAGFAELDA